A single window of Cydia fagiglandana chromosome 25, ilCydFagi1.1, whole genome shotgun sequence DNA harbors:
- the LOC134676913 gene encoding U-scoloptoxin(01)-Cw1a-like: protein MYILDTSLAQDEQGFVQNEDYPSGVYNEVPKNLLFTCDDKLPGYYADPQTNCQVWHWCVPSIGGNLQYSFVCAPGTVFNQRLRVCDWDYKTDCPNSQSYYGINEDLYKDETGNYINGKK, encoded by the exons ATGTACATCCTAGACACATCTTTGGCT CAAGACGAGCAAGGCTTCGTACAAAACGAAGACTATCCGTCCGGTGTGTACAACGAGGTGCCAAAAAACTTGCTTTTCACGTGCGACGACAAGCTGCCCGGGTACTATGCGGATCCACAAACTAACTGTCAG GTATGGCATTGGTGCGTGCCAAGCATTGGTGGTAACCTACAATACTCGTTCGTATGCGCGCCTGGCACTGTGTTCAACCAGCGGCTAAGAGTGTGCGACTGGGACTACAAG ACGGATTGCCCGAACTCGCAGAGTTACTACGGTATCAACGAGGATCTATACAAGGACGAAACTGGGAACTACATTAATGGGAAAAAGtag